A segment of the Deltaproteobacteria bacterium genome:
CACCCCGGACAGGAACGCCGGCGGCGTCATCACCATCTCGATGGTGCCGAGCTGGACGCCCTGCACCATGGCCGGTATCGCCCCGAGTTGGCTCAGCGGATAGACCTCGACCTTGATGCGGTCCCCGACCCGCTTGGCGAGGCCGGCCTTGAAGGTGTCGGCCCAGTTGTCGTACGCGCCCTTGGTGGTCGCGTGCCCGATCTTCATGGTGACCGGTTGCGCGGCGATGGGCGCGGAAACCAGCAGGCAAGCCGTGAATATCACGACCAGGCAAGAGAGACTCAGACGCAGGTTCAACATCATCGACCTCCCTGTGAGCGGCCTTCCGAAATGGGTCGCGATTACATCACAGTTCCCGGCGAGCGACAAGCCGCGGCCCTAGACGAAACCCTCCATCTTCTTGAAGAACTGGTTCACCATCATCTTGCCCACGCCCCCGAGCATGCGCTGGCCCACCCCGGCGATGAGGCCGCCAATCTTGGCATCCGTGCTGTAACGCAACGTGGTGCCCGCGTCGCCGTTCTCCTCCAGGTCGATGACCAGGTCCCCCTGCATGAAACCCGGGCCACCGGAGCCCGAGCCGCTCAACACGTAATGGCTCGGAGCCTGCCGGTCCTTGATGGCCACCTTGGCCTTGTAGGTACCCTTCACCGCGGCGATGCCGACCTTGACCGTAGCCTCGTACTCGTCCGGGGCGACCTCCTCCATGCCCTCACAGCCGGGCATGCACTGAGCCATGACCTTGGGGTCCTGCAAAATCTCCCAGATGCGCGCGCGCGGCGCGTTGAATTGATAGCTGCCTTCGATCTTCATGCACTCCTCCTTGATAAACTTGAACCGGCCATCATAACAGCATTTGCATGAAGGCGAAAAAGGGGCGAGCCTCCAAAAGACTCGCCCCTTTCCGCTTCAAGAGCCCGGACGGCCGCGCAGGACGGCGAGACCGGAGCGGGCGCACGTGCCTGAGGGTCCACGCGCTATTTGAGAGCCTTCTTGAAGACCTCCGCGTTGGCTTGGATCAATTCGAACTGGGTCTGCATCACGGGCAGCCAGTCGTCGCCGTAGACGGGCAGCGTCTTGGCTTTCATGCCCTTGAACGCCGCCTGGGTTTCGGGGTCCTCGA
Coding sequences within it:
- a CDS encoding carbon monoxide dehydrogenase subunit G, encoding MKIEGSYQFNAPRARIWEILQDPKVMAQCMPGCEGMEEVAPDEYEATVKVGIAAVKGTYKAKVAIKDRQAPSHYVLSGSGSGGPGFMQGDLVIDLEENGDAGTTLRYSTDAKIGGLIAGVGQRMLGGVGKMMVNQFFKKMEGFV